From a single Sinorhizobium sp. RAC02 genomic region:
- a CDS encoding helix-turn-helix transcriptional regulator: MTVETRNGDEQVAAIADLAMALLDGIGRLDFQERIMNALKQQIAFDASLVLLYRRGIAPKILFNDWRTDRGLSNIQQYLQGYYRLDPFYRLTLEEGIDGVHQLSQLDSGFGDSDYYREFYQYSGMQDEINVLVSLDADTKFAISLARRNARPGFRSPDLAFLRTATPLLVKAIVRHYRDLRPGGQEGEALLQSALAQAVRNFGRSVLTNRECQVVQLILRGHAAKEIAAKLGIAPTTVKLHRRNLYAKLDVTSQATLFSLFLDAVCSAENAFDDPLAGYLTRRAKLTGDMLHA, translated from the coding sequence ATGACTGTCGAAACACGAAACGGGGATGAGCAGGTCGCGGCGATTGCGGATCTCGCCATGGCGCTGCTGGACGGCATCGGCCGACTGGACTTTCAGGAGCGCATCATGAATGCCCTGAAACAGCAGATCGCCTTCGACGCCAGCCTCGTGCTGCTGTACCGCCGCGGCATCGCACCCAAAATCCTGTTCAACGACTGGCGTACCGACCGCGGCCTTTCCAATATCCAGCAATATCTGCAGGGCTATTATCGGCTTGACCCCTTCTACCGCCTGACGCTGGAAGAGGGCATCGACGGTGTGCACCAGCTGAGCCAGCTCGACAGCGGCTTCGGTGACAGCGACTACTACCGCGAATTCTATCAATATTCGGGCATGCAGGACGAGATCAACGTGCTCGTCAGCCTTGATGCGGACACCAAGTTCGCCATCTCGCTTGCCCGGCGCAATGCGCGGCCGGGCTTCAGGAGCCCGGACCTGGCATTTCTGCGCACCGCGACACCTCTCCTGGTGAAGGCGATCGTCCGGCACTACCGCGATCTCCGCCCCGGGGGCCAGGAAGGCGAAGCGCTCCTGCAAAGCGCGCTGGCGCAGGCGGTGCGCAATTTTGGCCGCAGCGTTCTGACAAACCGTGAATGTCAGGTCGTGCAACTGATCCTGCGCGGTCACGCGGCGAAGGAGATCGCGGCAAAACTCGGCATCGCACCGACAACCGTGAAGCTGCATCGTCGCAATCTCTACGCAAAACTGGACGTCACCTCGCAGGCCACCCTGTTCTCCCTGTTCCTCGACGCTGTCTGCTCGGCGGAAAACGCCTTCGACGATCCGCTTGCCGGCTATCTCACGCGTCGCGCCAAGCTGACAGGCGACATGCTGCACGCCTGA